Genomic segment of Umezawaea sp. Da 62-37:
GACGCCTGCTCTTCGACTCCCTACAGGACATCGGCACCGAAGCCGGATCGGTGGCCTTGAAGACCTTCGAGGTGGCGCGAGCCAACAACGAGGACATCCCTACGGCCATGGCAAAAGCGGCAGGGTCGATCCAGACAACTCGCGATGCCCTGGTGGCTCAGGGCGAGAAGTGGGGATTCAACCGCGATCAGATCAACGCGGTACTCGACCGTTACGGCCTGATCCCGGAGGAGATCGCGACCCGCATCGCGCAGCCGAACATGACCGAGGCCCAGATCGAACTACTCCTCCTCAAGAAGAAGGTCGAGGACGTCCCAGGACTGAAGGAGATCCACGTCGAGAGTCTGTCGGACGCGGCGCAGGCGAAGTTGGAGGCGGTCGGCTTCACTGTCGAGCGAGTGCCTGGCGGCAAGGACATCATCATCACGGCCAACGATGGCGACTTCAACTCGAAGATCGCCGCGGCCACTGCCCCCGCTACCAAGACCATCACCATCCAGTACTACGACACCGGTGTTCCGATCGCGCCCCGTGGATCCGCTCAGGCAGCGTTCAACGCCAAGGGCAACATCCTGACCGCGATGGCCGCAGGGGGTCTCCTCAAGAGCGACGCCTTCGGTTCCCTCGGGTCCGCGCTGACGGGCGGTGTAGCGCAGGCCTTCGCCTCAGGCGGCTTCCACAAGCTCACCCCCATGAAAGGCGGGGTCGCCCAGATCGTCCCGCCGAACACGTGGCGGATCGTCGGTGACCGGCTGCGCGACGACGAGGCCTACATCCCGATCAACCAGTCCCAGCGGTCGCAGGCCCTGCTTCAGGAGACCGCCGCTCGGATGGGCTACCACATTCGCCAGTACGCCCTAGGCGGTATCGCCGCCGGGCGGGCATCGGCACCAGTTGCCGGCGGAGACCAGTACCACTTCGCCATCGACGCCCGCGGTGCGACGGTCGGCGCGGTCCGGGCGCTTGAGCAGAGCACCATCCCCAAGCTCCGCATGATGCTCGCCCAGGGCGTAGGCAAGAAGGGACGCTAGTGAACTCCCTCAGTCAGTCCGCAAACCCTTGTGCGACAACACACTCACCCAAGCCTCAAGGCGCGGGTAACCACACCGAAAGGACCTCACCAGTGAGCAACTACTACCTCCAGGAAGCCCGAGCGGCAGTGCCCGGACTCGCGGGCATCATGGCCGCGCACGCGGCCGTGCAGGACGAACTGAAGCGCCCGCACCGAGCGGACTGGCAGCCCCACCCCGAGGTGATGGCCCAAGCCAAGGAGGCGCTTCGATTTGGCACTGAGGTGGCCCCCGACCTCGGCGCCCGTCTGCTGGCGGCCGAGCGCGGGCAGGCCGAGATGGATGCTCGCCGCGGGGCGCTGCGCCAGTTCTCGGAGGAGTTCCAGTACGAGTGGGACCAGGCAGAGCAGGGCAACGCAGACCTGATGCTGTCGGCCCTCAAGCCTTACCTCGCCGCGCTGCTCGATGAGACCGAGAGGGCCTTGAGCCTCATGGGCGCCGCCCGCACCGCAGAAGCCGTGATCGAGGGCGGGCCGGTCGCCCTTGGCGCTTGGGCCGACCTGTTGTCCACAGCCGCCAACTACACCGACCTGCGCAGCACGCAGTGGGCCATCACCCGTTCGGCGTGGACGCACTACGAGCCCTCGCGCCCCTTCACCAACAAGGACGTAGGCGTCCACCTCGGGCTCTGCACGATCGAAGCCCTGTGGAACCCCAACGGCAACACGCCGCCCCCGTGGCCGACGGAGGGCCACAACCCGCGGGCGTTCCCCAAGTCTGACCGGGAGTTCCTGCTGTGGGCTGTCGAGCACCGAGAGCACGTGTGGCTGCCCACGGTGACCGAGTGCGTCGAGGAGTCCCACCGCTTCATCGAGGTCACCAACCGAACCCCGATGGCCTTGGAGCCCAGCGTGATTCGCAAGCAGGACAACGCCCGGAACCTTCAGCGCGCCAACGGTGGCGCCGGACTCCCTCGCTAGCCACCCACTCACCACACAGGAACGAGGCCAGACATGAGCGTTCAGAACGGGATCGAGGAGTACCGCCGACAGCACGGCCAGGCGGACCCTGCCATCGGGGAGGCGGAAGACCTGAAGTCCAAGCCGGGCAGCGTCGCCTACGGACGGGTGATGTTCCGTGCCGAGCGTGGCGACGAGGCAGCGCGCACGGTGGTCCGTCGACAGGCAGAGCGCGGACACCAGGCATCCGCTGCCACCCTCGAAGGGGCAGGCGACGGGCTCCAGTTCACCGGCGCTGGACCAGAGCTGCCCGACAACATGGGGCCTGAGGCAGCCTGACCACAGACACGGCGTCAACATCACCCGCTCACCCCAGCGTGCGGGAGTGATGGCAGCGAGCGGACTGTGAGGTCCACGCCTAGACCTGCCAGCGTCGAGGGGTGGCAACCACTGCTATCACGGCAGTGGTTGCCACCGGTGCCGTGTGCCCTGACCTGCGGTTATGTGATTGCATTGATCGACTATGTAAGTCTCTGACCTGCGGTTATGCACCCACGGGGTGACCCCTCCCCTCACCCATTTGCCACGACGCCCCGGGCAAGGCCCACGTACGCGCTGCCAGGTTTTCGAGTTTTCACCCCAGGAGGTACCAGATGGGACAGAGAGGCCCCGCCAAGAGGCCCACGAACCTCGCCGTGCTGCACGGCGAGCGAACCTCGCGGCTCAACCTGAACGAACCCGTGCCGAGCATGATGGAGGTAGTGCCCCCTGACTGGCTCGATGACCGCTCCCTGGAGGTGTGGCACCGGCTGGCACCCGACCTCATGGCGAAAGGCGTGCTGACCTCCTGGGACGTCGACGCCTTCGCTCAACTCTGCGCCGTGGTGGTGATCACCAAGGATGCCTTGCGGAACATCGCCGAGAACGGGGCGAGCTGCACGACCGTCGCTCGCGAGTTGTCCGATGGAACCCTGATCTACGCCTTGCGGAAGAACCCGGCCTGGCAGATCGCTCGCGAGGCCATGGGCTTGATGGTCAGCCTCGGCGGCCGGTTCGGCTTGAACCCCTCGGACCGGGCCTCACTGACGATGCCGGGCAGCGACGGCGAGGACAGTGACCTGCTCACCAGCAACCCTGGACGGCTACTGAGTTGAGGGGCTGAGGCCCGCAACTGAACTCCTTGAGGGAGTTCAGTCATGGGGGTGGTGCCCACGACTGACCTGGTTCGGGGAGTTTAGGGCGGTCTGACCTGTACTTATGGTCTCCGGTCGCGTGGCGCAACTGGCCCCCTTCAAGGGGGGCAGTTCAACTGAGTCCCTTCAGGGGATTCAGTCGACAGACCTGCTTGAGGGAGGTCAGTCGTGAATCCAAGGGGGTCGTCAGTACCGACACCCTGCTTGTGACCTCCTTGAGGAAGGCCGCAAACCTGCACGTCCGTAACAGACGTGCGGGTCAGGTGTTGGACTTGCGGGCGCTCGGCACCGGGCCGATCAGCAGGCCGAGCCCGACCGCCCAGAACAGCAGCACGAACGGCCAGATGTTCTCGGCGGGCACGACGAACAGGAGCACGCCCGCGACGGGCAGCAGGCCGCCGATGACGGAGAGCATGGACCGCACTTCCGAGTTCATGACTTCTCCTCGTCTCGGCAACCGCTGTTGTTACGGCAGTGGTTCCCAGGACCATGTTCGCGACGCCACGAAGAAGCTTCCCGGCGCCGGGAAAATCTTCTGGGATCCCCGAAAGTGGCTGGTCACCGACCTGAACGGGGACCAGGCCCGTGCAGGATCAGGACTCGTCATGTGCCGCGGCGAGCATCCGCATCACCGTGGCGTAGACCTGCTCCCCGTCGTCGGCCTTGACGCCGGTCAGGTACAGATCGGCGGCCGTGGTGTCGCGGTCGAGCAGCAGCCGCATGACCGCGTTGAAGTGGACCATGCACCGAGCCACGTCCGGCACGAACGGTCTCACTACGTGCAGCTCACTCACGATGCCCTCCGATGCCTCGGGCGGTGCTCGGCACCGTTCGTGCCGAAGCCACCGCTGCCCCTGGTCGGGGGCGCAAGGGCAGCGGGGCGATCGGGAACCGCCGCCGAGCCCACAGGCTCAAGCCACGTCAGCGCGCCCCTGACGCGGCGAACCGTCCGGATGCGGACTCGACGGCGGTTGTACTGCGGGATGAAGGCGAACGCGGCAAGGGTGAGTGCGCCGATGGCGACTAAGCTTGAGTTTTAAGGTCTCGGAGCCCGATGGGACACCCGGTTGATCATGGATGAAGCCCTTGGTTGATCATTCTTCTTGCGACAGAAGGAAGATCACAACCAAGGGCTTCGATGATCAGTATGCACCACCCCGGCACGGCCGCCGCGCTGAGGGACCTCTCCCAGTTCCGCCACGCCTTCCACCAGTGCCTGACCGCGCGAGCGGACGCGTTGTTCGAACTGACCGACAGTGCACTGTGCGCTGACGGGCCGGTCACATCGCTGGTCGAACTGTCGCTGGCCACCGAGCACCGTCGTGGCCACGGCAGCCTGTACGACGGTCTGAACCAGGGCCGGATCGACATCGGTCGATTCCGTAATGTCATAGCCCGCCAACAGATTCCGCGTGGTCACGATGGTCGGATCATGCTGGGGATCGACGTCAGCCACTGGCTACGTCCCGATGCGAACACCAGCCCCGACAGGCTGTTCTGCCACACCTACGCACGCGGCAAAGGCCAAGCCCAGATGATCCCCGGCTGGCCCTACTCCTTCGTGGCCGCCCTGGAACCCGGCCGCACCTCCTGGACGGCGATGCTCGACGTCCTCCGGGTACGCCCGAGCGATGACCACACGGACCTGGCCGCCACCCAACTGCGCACCGTGGTGGACGCGCTGATCACCGCCGGACACTGGCGCGAGGGCGATCCCGAGATCTGGATCATCGGCGACAGCGGCTACGACGGCCCCCGCCTGGCGTTCCTGCTGGCCGATCTCCCGGTCCACGTGCTGGTACGGATGCGCTCGGATCGGGTGCTGGCTTTCCCCGTACCACCACGGCGACCCGGCACCCGTGGCCGCAGTGCCCGGCACGGAACCCGGTTCGCGTTCGCCGATCCGGCGACCTGGTCGACCCCCACGCACACCACGACGACCGACACCGCCCGCTACGGAGCCGCGCACGCCCGCTCGTGGGATCGGTTGCATCCCACGCTGACCCGCACCGGCGCCTGGACAGGCCACCATGGCCCGCTCCCGATCATCGAGGGCACCGTGATCCGACTCCAAGTCGAGCGGCTGCCCGGAACGGGAACACCGAAACCGTTGTGGCTGTGGCATTCCGCCACCGCGACCACCGCCGCACAGGTGGACCGCCTGTGGCAGGCGTTCCTGCGTCGGTTCGATCTGGAGCACACTTTTCGGTTCTTCAAGCAAACCCTGGGCTGGACCACGCCCCGTATCCGGACTCCCGAGGCGGCGGATCGATGGACCTGGCTGGTGATCGTTGCCTACACCCAACTTCGGCTGGCTCGTCCTCTCGTGGAGGACCTACGGCGTCCCTGGGAGCGGAAGGCGGTCACACCTGACAGGTTGTCCCCGGCCAGGGTCCGACGGGGATTTCGTCGAGTTCGACCGGCGGCAGCCTTGCCCGCCGGCGCGCCGAAATTCTCCCGACCCGGTCCTGGGCGTCCAGCAGGATCACGAAACGCCCGCCGAGCCCCACTCCATGCCCCCGGCAAGACCCCAAAAACGGACATCAATGGTTAAACAAAAAGCTAAGACCGCGTTCATCTCGCCTCCGAGAGGTTCAGGGGTGACAGGACCAATCCCGGCCCTGCCACCCGTGTCCGACATCGGGTCGGACGGCCCCGCCGAGCCGGGCACGTCTATCGGCGGGAGGTGGGGCACCGAGCTGGGACCCGCCTAGGCGGGCTCGGTGCCCCTGCCCACCCCGGACCGGCTTGTGAGGGCCACTGGTCCGGGGTGGGTGCCAACCGCGGGGACCAGCCCCTCAGTCGCTCCACGAATCTACTGGACGAATTTCGTCTACGCGATGAACCGACCGGGTGACCCGGTAGCTCTACAGCGTGAAGCGCAGGCAGACTGACCACATCAGAGCCGTTGGAGGCAGCAGTGAGCGAGCGTCCCAGTCCGACCATCCTGCGAGTGCGGCTCGGGCACCTGCTGAGTGCGCTGCGCCGCGATGCGGGCAAGACGCCGAAGGAAGCCGCCGAGTGGTTGGGCGTGAGCACCTCGACTATCAGCAAGATCGAGAATGGCCGCCAGGCGGTGAAGCTCGCTCACGTCCGGTCGCTTCTGCAACTGTTCGGTTGCGTCGGCGACCGCGCTGACGAGCTGATCGCCATCGCCCGTGAGGCGAACCAGCCTGGTTGGTGGGTGCCCTTCGGCGACACGGTGCCCGAGTGGTTCAAGAACTTCCTCGGGCTCGAGGTCGACGCGGACGCCATCCGGACCTACGAACTCGAGTTGGTCCCCGGCGTTCTCCAGACGCCCGCCTACACGGAGGCGATCACCAGGAAGACGTGGCCCACCCACTCCGATGACGAGGTCGCTCGAGCGGTCGAGTTCCGCCGAGCGCGGCAAGAGCACCTCGAGGACCGGAACGTCCCGCGGCTGCACTTCGTGCTGAACGAGGCGGTTCTGTGTCGACCGGTCGGCGGCCCGAAGGTGTGGCGGGAGCAGATCGAGCACCTGGCCGAGGTGGCGCGGCGCCCGAACGCCACCGTGCAGGTGCTGCCCTTCGCGACCGGCGAGCACCCGGTGATGGGCAGCGCGTTCACTCTCCTGCACTTCGACGACGAGTCGAGCCTGGACACGGTGTACCTGGAGAACGACCGCGGCGGGCACCACCTCAAGAGCGCGGCCGAGATCAAGCGGTACGCCTCCGTGTTCGCCGAGCTGGTCGAGAGCGCCGCTTCTCCCGAGAACTCGCTGGAGATGCTGGTTAGGGTGATTGAGCACTTGTGAGGGCCACACGAAGGAGGTGCGGGCTATGACCCCGGACCTATCAAGCGCACGTTGGAGGACGTCCAGCTACAGCAACGGCAGCAACGGCAACTGCGTCCAGGTGGCGCACGTCGGTGAGGTCATGGCGGTACGCGACTCGAAGAACCCGGCTGGTCCCGTGCTGCTGCTACGGCAGTCCGGGCTGACCGCGTTCCTCGACGCGGTGAAGGTGGACCAGTTCGACGGCTGACGACAGCGAAGCGCCCCCGGTGTCCCTATGGCACCGGGGGCGCTTCTCGTTGACGTCACCGAAAACTCCGCAGTCAGCCCGTGGATGCCCTCCGTACCGCTTAGGGCATTCCTGGACTAGTTCGGCAGAGAATCTGCCAGACGCACGAGTTTGGAGACCTCAGCCGCGGTGAGCCCGAGCCCGGTACTCCGATACAGGGCGGCTTGACTGGTCAGCCATGACGTGAACCCGGCAGCGGCTTCCTCACCGGTCACTCCGATGGCCTCGCCGACCAGGTGCCAGTCCTCCACGGTGCCCGTGGTGAGCAGCCGGGCAACTACCGCCCACCGTCCGTTGGTCGCCTCAGCGGCGATACGAGAGCCCAGGGCGAGTTCGGTGAGGTAGTCCGCCGCGTCCAACGTTTCGGGGTGCCCCGAAGCGTGCTCGGCGAGGAACGTCCGCCGTCGAGCAGCCAGCCACCAGTCGAGCAGTGTTTCGATGGCGACCGAGCCGGGAGGGTCGTGAGGGGTTCGCGTCCGGAAGGGCGTTTGCCCGCTCACTGGCTGGCCTTCTTGCTCAGAACGTCGGCAGCGGCACGGACCGCCTCGCCGAACCGCACGAGGTCGGCCCCGGTCATCTGGCGGGACCTCCCGCCGATGGTCATGCAGATGTCGTCCACCAACTCCACGCCGGTCGGCTTGAGCACCTCGGGCTGCACCAGCTCCAGGAAGACGCCATCCCCCTCGAACATGACGATCCTGTGGTGCCGCTCCGAGTAGCCCTCAGCCGTCACGTTGTCGTACGGGTGGCCGGTGGCGGCGTCCTCACACCAATCCGGGCATCCCAGCACTGCGTCACCATTGTTCACGCTACGCTTCTTCATGGGTCGGACCTCCGTTGTCCGATCAAGGCCCTCGGTTGGTGTTCGTAGCACCGCCGGGGGCCGTTTTGATGTCTTGGTAATCAGCGTCTAGGCCGTAGCCGCCGACGCGTCGCCCTCCTGTTCGTCGCTGGTCACGGCTGGCCGGATCGGCGTTACGGTGCCTCCGGCAAGATCAGAAAGAGCCTGGGCAATGACCTTGTCCCGGTCGGCCGCCGCGTGCTGGTAGCGCATCGCTGCACCTGGTGTGGAGTGACCCAGACGAGCCATCAACTCGGCGAGTGTCGCCCCCGTCGCCGCGGCCAGCACAGCCCCGGTGTGCCGTAGGTCGTGGAAGCGCAGGTCGTCGCGCCCCGCCTTCTCTCGCGCCGGGTAGAAGACGCGGTAGAGCGACGATGGGGCCATGTGTCGGGTGTTGTCGCTGGTCGCCGGGAACAGCAGCGCCACCTTGCTGCCCGCCACGTGGTCGCGAAGGTGGTTCTTGACCATCGGAATCAAGTGCGGAGGAATGTTGACCTCACGCTTTCCGGCATCCGACTTGGGGTCCTTGACGATCCGCTTGCCCTTGGTGCGTGTGACACCCCGACGGATGTGCACCACACCCCTCTTGGTGTCGACGTCGGCTCGACGCAGTTCGGCCAGTTCGCCGAAGCGCATCGCGCACCACGCGGCCAGCAAGACCATCAACTTGTACCGCTCAGGTATCGCCCACACAACCGCCTCAAGTTCGGCCAAGGACGCCGGGCGGATCTTCTTCACCCGCTTCGCCGAGCCCCCACCTCGCACCCGACAGGGGTTCGAGTCACGGACCTCATCGGCAACGGCGGTATTCATGATCGTGCGCAACAGGCCGTACGCGTGGGCCCGTGCAGTCGGACGGTCCTTGACCTTCTTTCCGTCTCCACGCGCCACCTGGGCGAACCACTGACGCACAGACGCCGGAGTCACCGAGATGACGGCGACGTTCTCGAACGTCGGGTAAATGTGGTCGTCGAGTATCTGGCGGTAGTGGTCAATGGTGGTCTGTTCCAAATCCCGATCCGTCAGCCACGCTTCGCAGTACTCACGAACGGTGATCGGCGTTGCCTCTTCAGGCTTCGGCTCAGCGGGCGGCAACCACGCGCCGAGCAGGATCTCCGAGTGCCGCAGTGCAAGCCACGCATCTGCATCGCCCTGAGTGTCGAACGTGAGCGCCTTCCCGTTCGGCCTCCGAGCGCTGTATGTGACCCCGTCAGGTCCGGTATAGCGCGCTTGGTGCCGACCAGATGGCAGTTCCCGGACGCTGCCGAAGTACCGCTTCCCTCGCTTTGCTCGTGCCATCGGAGTGTGCCCTTCGTGCCAGTCGCGTGCCAGATTGAGTGTTCATCCGTGTCCACTCGTGTCATCGTGTGTCACGCGTCAAAGGTTACGTTAGCCGCAGGTAGAAGGGCATGCAAGCAGGTCATGCCAAGTGACACGTAGTGCCCGGTGACACTGGTTCGATCCCAGTATCGCCCACAATCGCCGAGAAGTCCCCGACCGTTGTGGTCGGGGACTTTTCGGTTTACGCGTGCCGGAAAGCCTGGTGAACCCAGGCCAGCGCCCTAAAGACGGCACGCGATGGCGGGCCGCGGGGTTTGTGCGAAATCACGTAGAGCGGTCAGCGCTGGCGAAGTCGGTGAACGGCGTGGCGGCGGGCGAGGCCCATGATCCAGGACATGGTGGTGCCGTTGAGCGGGTCGTAGCGGCCTGCGGAGCGCCAGATCTGGAGCCAGACCTCGTGGGCGGCTTCTTCGGCCTCGTCGGGGTCGGTGAGGACTCGGCGCAGGCGCCACAGGACGTGGGCGGCGGCGTGGTCGTAGAGCCGGTCGAACGCGTGGCGGTCGCCCTGGGCGATGCGGGCCAGCAGGGTTTCGACATCATCGACCGCGACGGGTCCGGTCACCAGGCTGTCGCCCGCTTCGAGGGGAGGCCGGGTTTCGCGGGCGGTGTCGGGCTGGTCATGCACGGGATCATGCATGCATGGTTGGCCGTTGGACTAATCGGCCCAGTGCGATCCGCAATCGGCGGAGCGGAAAGTCACTGGAAGGGGTGAACATGCGGGTGGGCGAGCTGGTACTGCGGCTGGATTGGTGGGGTGGCCGGGTGCGGTCGCTGCTGTTCGACCTCGTCCTGGCGGCCGCGGCGATCGCGGCCGCGCTCACCGAGTCGAGGCCAGCCCCGCCGATGGCGTTGCTGGTCCCGCTGGCCGTGGTGGGTTTCGGCGCGCTGGTGGTGCGGCGCCGGTTCCCGTTGGTGGCGTTCGCGGTCGGGCTGGCGGGGCTGTTCGGTGGGCTGCACCTGATCCCCGTCCTGATCGGTCTGCACGCCGTGGCGAGCCGCTACGGGCCTGCCGCCAGGACGTGGGTCGTGGTGGCCGTGGCGCTGGTCGGCTTCGTGTTCGCCGACGGGGCGGAGGACCTGGACGAGTGGCAGCTCCTGCTGCTCGTGGGCAGCCTCATCGTCCTGACCCCCACCCTGCTGGGCCTGTGGTCGTTCCAGCGCCGCAAGCTGCTGGCCGCCCTGCGGGACCGGGCCGAGCACGCCGAGCGGGAACGGGACCTGCTGGCCGAACGGGCTGTCGCCGACGAGCGCCGTCGTATCGCGCGGGAGATGCACGACGTGGTGGCGCACCGGGTGAGCGTGATCGCGTTGCAGGCGGGGGCGCTGTCGGTCACGCCCGGTGGTGAGCGCACGGCCGAGGTCGCCGAGGTGATCCGCAAGACCAGCGCCACCGCGCTGACCGAGTTGCGCGACATGCTCCGCGTGCTGCGCGACGACACCTCGGACTCCCCGGCGCCCGCCCCGGCGCTCGGCGGTATCGACGCGCTGGCACGGGACTTCCGGGCGACGGGCGCGGATGTCGACCTCGACCTGCCCGACTCCCTG
This window contains:
- a CDS encoding phage terminase small subunit P27 family produces the protein MLHGERTSRLNLNEPVPSMMEVVPPDWLDDRSLEVWHRLAPDLMAKGVLTSWDVDAFAQLCAVVVITKDALRNIAENGASCTTVARELSDGTLIYALRKNPAWQIAREAMGLMVSLGGRFGLNPSDRASLTMPGSDGEDSDLLTSNPGRLLS
- a CDS encoding NF041680 family putative transposase; translated protein: MISMHHPGTAAALRDLSQFRHAFHQCLTARADALFELTDSALCADGPVTSLVELSLATEHRRGHGSLYDGLNQGRIDIGRFRNVIARQQIPRGHDGRIMLGIDVSHWLRPDANTSPDRLFCHTYARGKGQAQMIPGWPYSFVAALEPGRTSWTAMLDVLRVRPSDDHTDLAATQLRTVVDALITAGHWREGDPEIWIIGDSGYDGPRLAFLLADLPVHVLVRMRSDRVLAFPVPPRRPGTRGRSARHGTRFAFADPATWSTPTHTTTTDTARYGAAHARSWDRLHPTLTRTGAWTGHHGPLPIIEGTVIRLQVERLPGTGTPKPLWLWHSATATTAAQVDRLWQAFLRRFDLEHTFRFFKQTLGWTTPRIRTPEAADRWTWLVIVAYTQLRLARPLVEDLRRPWERKAVTPDRLSPARVRRGFRRVRPAAALPAGAPKFSRPGPGRPAGSRNARRAPLHAPGKTPKTDING
- a CDS encoding helix-turn-helix transcriptional regulator, encoding MSERPSPTILRVRLGHLLSALRRDAGKTPKEAAEWLGVSTSTISKIENGRQAVKLAHVRSLLQLFGCVGDRADELIAIAREANQPGWWVPFGDTVPEWFKNFLGLEVDADAIRTYELELVPGVLQTPAYTEAITRKTWPTHSDDEVARAVEFRRARQEHLEDRNVPRLHFVLNEAVLCRPVGGPKVWREQIEHLAEVARRPNATVQVLPFATGEHPVMGSAFTLLHFDDESSLDTVYLENDRGGHHLKSAAEIKRYASVFAELVESAASPENSLEMLVRVIEHL
- a CDS encoding DUF397 domain-containing protein; this encodes MTPDLSSARWRTSSYSNGSNGNCVQVAHVGEVMAVRDSKNPAGPVLLLRQSGLTAFLDAVKVDQFDG
- a CDS encoding tyrosine-type recombinase/integrase, which codes for MARAKRGKRYFGSVRELPSGRHQARYTGPDGVTYSARRPNGKALTFDTQGDADAWLALRHSEILLGAWLPPAEPKPEEATPITVREYCEAWLTDRDLEQTTIDHYRQILDDHIYPTFENVAVISVTPASVRQWFAQVARGDGKKVKDRPTARAHAYGLLRTIMNTAVADEVRDSNPCRVRGGGSAKRVKKIRPASLAELEAVVWAIPERYKLMVLLAAWCAMRFGELAELRRADVDTKRGVVHIRRGVTRTKGKRIVKDPKSDAGKREVNIPPHLIPMVKNHLRDHVAGSKVALLFPATSDNTRHMAPSSLYRVFYPAREKAGRDDLRFHDLRHTGAVLAAATGATLAELMARLGHSTPGAAMRYQHAAADRDKVIAQALSDLAGGTVTPIRPAVTSDEQEGDASAATA
- a CDS encoding sigma factor — its product is MHDQPDTARETRPPLEAGDSLVTGPVAVDDVETLLARIAQGDRHAFDRLYDHAAAHVLWRLRRVLTDPDEAEEAAHEVWLQIWRSAGRYDPLNGTTMSWIMGLARRHAVHRLRQR
- a CDS encoding sensor histidine kinase, whose product is MRVGELVLRLDWWGGRVRSLLFDLVLAAAAIAAALTESRPAPPMALLVPLAVVGFGALVVRRRFPLVAFAVGLAGLFGGLHLIPVLIGLHAVASRYGPAARTWVVVAVALVGFVFADGAEDLDEWQLLLLVGSLIVLTPTLLGLWSFQRRKLLAALRDRAEHAERERDLLAERAVADERRRIAREMHDVVAHRVSVIALQAGALSVTPGGERTAEVAEVIRKTSATALTELRDMLRVLRDDTSDSPAPAPALGGIDALARDFRATGADVDLDLPDSLPDASGAVGRAAYRVVQEALTNAGKHAPGAPVRVSVGAVDDDLVVEVSNRGGGRHPAAVPGSGYGLIGMRERVALAGGAVRSGPAPGGGYVVRAQFPLRSDDENP